One segment of Balaenoptera ricei isolate mBalRic1 chromosome 8, mBalRic1.hap2, whole genome shotgun sequence DNA contains the following:
- the THY1 gene encoding thy-1 membrane glycoprotein, which translates to MNPTIGITLLLTVLQVARGQKVTSLTACLVDQSLRLDCRHENTTNLPIQYEFSLTRETKKHVLFGTIGVPEHAYRSRTNFFSKYNLKVLYLSDFTTKDEGTYTCALHLSGQTPIVSNRNVSVLRDKLVKCGGTSLLTQNTSWLLPLLFSLPLLQAMDFISL; encoded by the exons ATGAACCCTACCATTGGCATCACTCTCTTGCTGACAG TCTTACAGGTGGCCCGTGGGCAGAAGGTGACCAGCCTGACAGCCTGCCTGGTGGACCAGAGCCTTCGTCTAGACTGCCGCCATGAGAATACCACCAACCTGCCCATTCAGTACGAGTTCAGCCTGACCCGTGAGACAAAGAAGCACGTGCTCTTTGGCACCATTGGGGTCCCTGAGCATGCATACCGCTCCCGAACCAACTTCTTCAGCAAGTACAATCTCAAGGTCCTCTACCTGTCCGACTTCACCACCAAGGATGAGGGAACCTACACATGCGCACTCCACCTCTCTGGCCAGACTCCCATCGTCTCCAACAGGAATGTCTCTGTGCTCAGAG ATAAACTGGTCAAGTGTGGCGGCACAAGCCTGCTGACCCAGAACACCTCGTGGCTGCTGCCGCTCCTGTTCTCCCTGCCGCTCCTGCAGGCCATGGATTTCATCTCCCTGTGA